A window from Rhizosphaericola mali encodes these proteins:
- a CDS encoding acetate/propionate family kinase produces MQITAKKVLVLNGGSSSIKFAVYTVNDQELILEIKGQIDRIGDYNSHLEMKWANGQTFLSEKINRSNYTQSTIKLLEYLQKYVGMEDVSTIGHRIVFGGHHHFPRLIDDTLLQELRSWTDYDEDHLPAAIKVIEIFQKHFPTIPQVASFDTSFHTNLPKVAKLYALPIAYYEQGIRRYGFHGLSYTFLLRQIKTLQPELVSFGKMIFAHLGNGASIAAIKNGQCIDTSMGFTPTAGLVMGTRCGDIDPGILLHLIRQEKLPARRVRGLINHKSGLWGLSEISSDMRTLLEKENKNEKVKDAIHLFCYNLVKYIGSYAAILEGINAIVFAGGIGENSPEIRKRICQKLSYLGLSLDENKNNNNETIISTEHSVIKVFVIKTDEEIILAENALEFT; encoded by the coding sequence ATGCAAATTACCGCTAAAAAAGTATTGGTATTGAACGGTGGATCTTCGAGCATAAAATTTGCAGTTTACACTGTCAACGACCAAGAACTTATACTAGAAATCAAAGGACAAATCGACCGTATTGGAGACTATAATTCGCATTTGGAAATGAAATGGGCAAATGGACAAACATTCCTTTCTGAAAAAATTAATCGGTCCAATTATACCCAATCCACTATTAAATTGTTGGAATACTTGCAAAAATACGTCGGTATGGAAGATGTATCCACTATCGGACATCGTATTGTATTTGGAGGTCATCATCATTTTCCACGATTGATTGATGATACGCTTTTGCAGGAATTGCGTTCTTGGACTGATTACGATGAAGACCATTTGCCTGCAGCCATTAAGGTGATTGAGATTTTCCAAAAACATTTTCCTACAATTCCACAAGTAGCCAGTTTTGACACTTCTTTTCACACAAATTTACCCAAGGTCGCAAAGCTATATGCGTTACCAATTGCGTACTATGAACAAGGCATTAGACGTTATGGTTTTCATGGTTTGTCCTACACATTTCTGTTGCGTCAAATAAAAACTTTACAACCTGAACTAGTCAGTTTTGGAAAAATGATTTTTGCCCATCTTGGCAATGGTGCAAGCATCGCAGCGATCAAAAACGGTCAATGCATCGATACAAGTATGGGCTTCACACCTACGGCAGGACTCGTCATGGGTACGCGTTGTGGCGATATTGATCCGGGTATTTTACTGCATCTCATTCGTCAAGAAAAACTACCTGCAAGACGTGTCCGTGGATTGATTAATCACAAGTCAGGACTATGGGGTTTGTCAGAAATCAGCAGCGATATGCGCACATTGTTGGAAAAAGAAAACAAGAACGAAAAAGTAAAAGATGCGATTCATCTTTTTTGTTACAATCTCGTCAAATATATAGGCAGTTATGCAGCGATTTTGGAAGGCATAAACGCCATCGTTTTTGCTGGTGGTATTGGGGAAAATTCACCCGAAATCAGAAAACGCATTTGCCAAAAACTTTCCTATTTAGGCTTGAGTTTGGATGAAAATAAAAACAATAACAACGAAACTATCATTTCAACAGAACACAGTGTTATCAAAGTTTTCGTCATAAAAACAGATGAAGAAATCATCCTAGCCGAAAACGCCTTGGAGTTTACATAA
- a CDS encoding tyrosine-type recombinase/integrase, with translation MKYRCFIDDNTIHTHNVLIQFFTNFEDKPINLRLPFNILKKDWNKTLQHPTDRYKKKHRSLIDLINDLRITYSQFSDTIPPQKMKKALLKLVENRHKTNVQNNTFLFFLQRYIQIKKKELCISTIKRYNVFLKLIKLFEGSECKRFKILEINNKIIQKFISFCISEQYSQSTITRSVLFFKTILNFCSSLGMKTKNYEIKCPRFKIKTKAIITLNEEEIKKIEAKEVPQNLYSAKQWLLISCYTGQRFSDFMNFSSSNFVDIQNEKCIQFVQKKTGKNIVLPLHPFVLKILNENNGLFPPKLDLVNYNLQIKRIAQLSGINTNVFCNKRKHFRCFYAEFPKWKALSSHIGRRSFATNFYGKIPTTLLMLATGHSTEQMFNKYVNLYCNEKIIELSEHFNGNVKDKVYVNS, from the coding sequence ATGAAATACAGATGTTTTATCGATGATAATACAATTCACACACATAATGTTTTGATACAATTTTTTACAAATTTTGAAGATAAACCTATTAACCTACGATTGCCCTTTAACATTCTTAAAAAAGATTGGAACAAAACTTTGCAACATCCAACAGATCGATACAAGAAAAAACATCGATCTTTAATTGATTTAATTAATGATTTAAGAATAACATACTCACAATTTTCTGATACTATCCCCCCTCAGAAAATGAAAAAAGCATTATTAAAACTCGTTGAAAATAGACATAAAACAAATGTTCAGAATAATACATTTTTATTTTTTCTGCAACGATATATTCAAATCAAAAAAAAGGAACTATGCATCTCTACTATTAAAAGGTATAATGTCTTTTTAAAATTGATAAAACTTTTTGAAGGTAGTGAATGTAAACGCTTTAAAATATTAGAAATAAATAATAAAATTATCCAAAAATTTATTTCTTTCTGTATTTCAGAGCAATACAGCCAAAGTACAATCACAAGGAGTGTTCTTTTTTTTAAAACCATTTTAAATTTTTGCAGTTCACTTGGAATGAAAACAAAAAATTATGAAATAAAATGCCCTCGTTTTAAAATAAAGACGAAAGCTATTATTACTTTAAATGAAGAAGAAATCAAAAAGATTGAGGCAAAGGAGGTTCCTCAAAATCTATATTCTGCAAAACAATGGTTATTGATAAGCTGTTATACAGGACAGCGATTTTCTGATTTTATGAATTTTAGCAGTTCAAACTTTGTAGATATCCAAAATGAAAAATGTATTCAGTTTGTCCAAAAGAAAACTGGTAAAAATATTGTTTTGCCACTACATCCTTTTGTCCTTAAGATTTTGAATGAAAATAATGGTTTATTCCCTCCCAAGCTGGATTTGGTAAATTACAATTTACAGATAAAACGAATAGCTCAACTATCTGGTATCAATACTAATGTATTTTGCAATAAAAGAAAACATTTTCGCTGCTTTTACGCTGAGTTCCCAAAATGGAAGGCATTATCAAGTCATATAGGAAGAAGGAGTTTTGCAACGAACTTCTATGGTAAAATACCCACTACGCTGCTAATGTTAGCTACAGGGCACTCTACAGAACAAATGTTCAACAAATATGTAAATCTTTATTGTAATGAAAAAATTATTGAATTAAGCGAACATTTTAACGGAAATGTAAAAGACAAAGTTTACGTTAATTCTTAA
- a CDS encoding site-specific integrase: MSLPIKLICKKSKVRKDGSAPIFIQYCHSSEKRTLLKTDVSIPPIYWNRKSSKISKDLPIMYGKVEELETLLRGQFRKAEDLVLKAQHSGQDPIVFLKAHFHAGEIVETIEPKPVREKDFFEHIDDYMKSKSKVVKPVTITVIRSMSHHLKCYQEFLKKPITFESIDIQFYEDFVYFLTHKIEMQRRKTPIIGLRINTIGKTIKYLKNFLLDRMRKKIIPFFDVSFLKVINEEVDAIYLGWKEIAKIYHLDLSEHTHLEKYRDLFVVGCLTGFRFSDYSELRPEEIRDGMLHVIQEKTKAIVVVPMRPEIQKILIGKYNMQMPQTTNPEFNRYIKEVAKLAGLDTPIKIVHKKGNQTIAEIRPKYAWVCSHTCRRSFCTNEYLESTPIDLIMAISGHKTEKSFRRYVKATQVQQAMKIKDLWLKRELL, from the coding sequence ATGTCGTTACCCATTAAGCTCATTTGTAAGAAAAGCAAAGTCCGTAAAGATGGCTCCGCTCCCATTTTCATTCAGTACTGTCATAGTTCTGAAAAAAGAACTTTATTGAAAACAGACGTTTCCATTCCTCCAATTTATTGGAATAGGAAAAGTTCCAAGATCTCAAAAGATCTCCCTATCATGTATGGGAAAGTGGAGGAACTGGAAACGCTTTTGCGTGGGCAGTTTCGAAAGGCAGAAGACCTAGTTCTGAAAGCGCAACATAGTGGTCAGGATCCAATTGTTTTCTTGAAAGCACATTTTCATGCGGGTGAAATAGTTGAGACTATAGAACCAAAGCCAGTCAGAGAAAAAGATTTCTTTGAACATATTGATGACTATATGAAAAGTAAAAGCAAAGTTGTCAAGCCCGTTACCATCACGGTAATACGTTCCATGTCCCATCATCTCAAATGTTATCAGGAGTTTTTGAAGAAACCTATCACTTTTGAATCTATTGATATACAGTTCTACGAGGACTTTGTGTATTTTCTCACACACAAGATTGAAATGCAGAGACGTAAGACACCTATCATCGGGCTAAGGATAAACACGATTGGCAAGACTATCAAATACCTCAAGAACTTTCTGTTGGACAGGATGCGCAAAAAGATCATTCCCTTCTTTGATGTCAGTTTTCTGAAAGTAATAAATGAAGAAGTGGATGCCATTTATCTTGGCTGGAAGGAAATTGCTAAAATTTATCATCTTGATTTGTCTGAGCATACCCATTTGGAAAAATACCGAGACCTGTTTGTCGTTGGATGTTTGACAGGGTTTCGTTTCAGCGATTATTCGGAACTACGTCCGGAAGAAATCAGAGACGGAATGCTACATGTAATTCAGGAAAAGACAAAAGCTATAGTTGTCGTACCTATGCGCCCTGAAATACAAAAAATCCTGATTGGTAAATACAATATGCAGATGCCACAGACTACCAATCCCGAATTTAATCGGTATATCAAAGAGGTTGCAAAGTTGGCCGGGCTTGATACTCCTATTAAAATTGTACACAAAAAAGGAAATCAAACCATCGCAGAAATCCGTCCCAAATATGCGTGGGTCTGTTCGCATACCTGTCGCCGGTCGTTTTGTACTAACGAATATTTAGAAAGCACACCTATTGACTTAATCATGGCAATAAGTGGTCACAAGACAGAAAAGTCATTCCGTCGTTATGTGAAAGCGACCCAAGTACAACAAGCAATGAAAATAAAAGATTTGTGGTTAAAACGAGAGCTCCTTTAA